In a single window of the Streptococcus ilei genome:
- a CDS encoding DUF4430 domain-containing protein, whose amino-acid sequence MKKTLYSFFAVLAALVLVSCGQSKSSTTESSASSSQVAKEKQITITVSIAPEGQEAQSKTLKVAEKANLMEVLKANYKIEEKSGLITSIDGVAQDESKGLYWMYKINGEMAPKGAAETTVQDGDTIEFYQEVYQ is encoded by the coding sequence ATGAAAAAAACACTTTATAGTTTCTTTGCTGTCCTAGCAGCTCTTGTATTGGTCAGTTGCGGACAAAGCAAATCATCGACTACGGAAAGCTCAGCTTCTAGCTCACAAGTAGCGAAAGAAAAACAAATTACCATTACGGTCAGTATCGCCCCTGAAGGGCAAGAAGCTCAAAGCAAGACCTTGAAGGTTGCTGAAAAAGCCAACCTGATGGAAGTCCTGAAAGCTAACTACAAGATTGAGGAGAAGAGTGGCCTCATCACCTCGATCGATGGCGTAGCCCAGGACGAAAGCAAGGGACTCTATTGGATGTACAAGATCAATGGAGAGATGGCACCAAAAGGGGCAGCAGAAACAACTGTCCAAGATGGAGATACTATCGAATTTTATCAAGAAGTTTATCAATAA
- the hslO gene encoding Hsp33 family molecular chaperone HslO yields the protein MDKIIKTISESGSFRAFVLDSTETVRAAQEHHQTQASSTVALGRTLIASQILAANEKGNTKITVKILGTSSLGAIITVADTQGNVKGYVQNPGVDIKKTATGEVVVGPFVGNGEFLVITDYGTGNPYHSMTPLVTGEIGEDLAYYLTESQQTPSAVGLNVLLDEEDKVKVAGGFLVQVLPNAKEEEIARFEKRIQEMPAISTLLASDDHIEALLAAIYGEDPYKRLSEEELRFQCDCSKERFMDALASLPAKDLQEMKDEDQGAEIVCQFCQTAYHFDENDLEELIRDKS from the coding sequence ATGGACAAAATTATTAAAACTATCTCAGAAAGTGGCTCCTTCCGTGCCTTTGTACTTGACAGTACAGAGACCGTGCGAGCAGCCCAAGAACACCATCAGACACAAGCAAGCTCAACAGTGGCCCTCGGTCGGACCCTCATCGCTAGCCAAATTTTAGCGGCCAATGAAAAGGGAAATACCAAGATTACGGTGAAAATCCTAGGTACTAGCTCACTGGGGGCTATTATCACTGTGGCAGATACTCAAGGAAACGTCAAAGGCTACGTTCAAAATCCTGGTGTGGATATCAAGAAAACAGCGACTGGTGAAGTTGTGGTCGGACCATTCGTCGGAAATGGGGAATTCTTAGTCATCACCGACTATGGCACAGGCAATCCTTACCACTCCATGACGCCCCTGGTCACTGGCGAAATCGGTGAAGACCTGGCTTATTATTTGACTGAAAGCCAACAAACGCCATCTGCAGTGGGGCTCAATGTTCTACTCGACGAAGAAGACAAGGTCAAGGTTGCTGGTGGTTTCTTGGTGCAGGTCTTGCCAAATGCCAAGGAAGAAGAAATTGCCCGCTTTGAAAAACGTATCCAAGAAATGCCGGCCATTTCTACCCTTTTAGCGTCTGACGACCATATTGAAGCTCTTCTTGCTGCCATCTATGGCGAAGATCCCTACAAACGTCTCTCTGAAGAAGAACTTCGTTTCCAATGCGACTGTAGCAAGGAACGTTTCATGGATGCCTTGGCTAGCTTACCCGCCAAAGACCTTCAAGAAATGAAGGACGAAGACCAGGGAGCGGAAATTGTTTGCCAATTCTGTCAGACAGCTTATCACTTTGACGAAAACGACTTGGAGGAACTCATTCGTGACAAATCTTAA
- a CDS encoding adenylosuccinate synthase: protein MTSVVVVGTQWGDEGKGKITDFLSANAEVIARYQGGDNAGHTIVIDGKKFKLHLIPSGIFFPEKISVIGNGVVINPKSLVKELAYLHEEGVSTDSLRISDRAHVILPYHIELDRLQEESKGENKIGTTIKGIGPAYMDKAARVGIRIADLLDREVFAERLRINLEEKNRQFTKLYDAEALSFDDIFEEYYEYGQQIKQYVTDTSVILNDALDNGKRVLFEGAQGVMLDIDQGTYPFVTSSNPVAGGVTIGSGVGPSKIDKVVGVCKAYTSRVGDGPFPTELFDEVGDRIREVGHEYGTTTGRPRRVGWFDSVVMRHSRRVSGITNLSLNSIDVLSGLDTVKICVAYDLDGERIDYYPASLEQLKRCKPIYEELPGWSEDITGVRHLDELPENARNYVRRIGELVGVRISTFSVGPDRDQTNILESVWSSK, encoded by the coding sequence ATGACATCAGTAGTTGTTGTAGGAACCCAGTGGGGAGATGAAGGAAAAGGGAAGATTACAGACTTCCTATCAGCCAATGCAGAAGTCATTGCTCGCTACCAAGGTGGGGACAATGCCGGTCACACCATCGTGATCGACGGCAAAAAATTCAAGTTGCACTTGATTCCTTCAGGTATCTTCTTCCCTGAAAAGATTTCTGTCATTGGGAATGGGGTTGTGATCAATCCTAAATCATTGGTCAAAGAGTTGGCTTATCTCCATGAAGAAGGGGTATCCACAGACAGCCTTCGCATTTCTGATCGTGCCCATGTCATCCTTCCTTACCACATTGAATTAGACCGTCTCCAAGAAGAGTCTAAAGGCGAAAACAAAATCGGAACCACCATCAAAGGGATTGGACCAGCCTATATGGACAAGGCTGCGCGTGTGGGAATCCGGATCGCGGATCTCTTGGATCGCGAGGTCTTTGCGGAACGCCTTCGCATCAACTTGGAAGAAAAGAACCGTCAATTTACCAAGCTCTATGATGCAGAAGCTCTTTCTTTTGACGATATCTTTGAAGAATACTATGAATATGGTCAACAAATCAAACAATATGTAACCGATACTTCCGTGATTTTGAACGATGCTTTGGATAACGGCAAGCGCGTGCTCTTTGAAGGAGCCCAAGGGGTGATGTTGGATATTGACCAAGGAACCTATCCATTTGTAACCTCTTCAAACCCAGTCGCTGGTGGGGTGACTATCGGATCAGGAGTTGGCCCAAGCAAGATCGATAAGGTTGTCGGTGTATGTAAAGCCTATACCAGCCGTGTCGGTGATGGTCCATTCCCTACAGAGCTCTTCGATGAAGTAGGTGATCGGATTCGTGAAGTTGGCCATGAGTATGGGACAACTACCGGTCGTCCTCGTCGTGTTGGTTGGTTTGACTCAGTTGTCATGCGCCATAGCCGTCGTGTGTCAGGAATTACCAACCTATCCCTCAACTCCATCGACGTTTTGTCAGGCTTGGACACGGTAAAAATCTGTGTAGCCTACGACTTGGATGGGGAACGCATCGACTACTACCCAGCAAGCTTGGAGCAACTCAAACGTTGCAAACCAATCTATGAAGAATTGCCAGGTTGGTCAGAAGACATCACGGGTGTCCGCCACTTGGATGAGCTTCCAGAAAATGCCCGCAACTATGTTCGCCGGATCGGTGAATTGGTTGGCGTGCGCATTTCAACCTTCTCAGTCGGACCAGATCGTGACCAAACCAATATCCTTGAAAGTGTCTGGTCAAGTAAATAA
- a CDS encoding BglG family transcription antiterminator: MVSQPTYSLVDMRSELDISMQTLQKSIQQLNDVLAPSIQIISQDDKLMLEVYDYTELERILSGSLKRESDFNSSSKRIAYLLKRLIKSTSPLLIDDLAEEAGVSRSTLNKDLKQVKSLAESYSITISGKPNRGLEVLGSELNLRLLYIHQVAPYFEGKTLTEATSSFLETLVQEYKIPKETKELLRKTISIMVERIHASRVLSCPIPYYRNDLTETPLVEKLIYHIEMTYKISLSQFEIDFLCFPFNIRFIDTLSKPSYQSEQLANIFQGIVKKVKETMLVNFDDEELFEEIKSHLGPLINRLIFHVQANDIFHGEVQTQYPFAFEMAKIAGEELSAIFGSELELSEIGYLALYFEMILRKQNSVVNGSRKQIAVVCTTGRGTAAMIIQQLRRILGNDVDITQYSEEDFNLDLNQDYFAIFTTVPLKYKDSKSPVIQVNHLFDDQWLQEEWQRANAFHQKNLETVSLRFLRLSPQKTYQQYLLNMVAELEKLQMIDEGFRNRIIDRDKKQSTIFGGGIAFPHTINQGYAKTILMFGKLEEPYQKGDDWIEFIFLVAIPSEIESKMESELLELYDDIFRIAGEPSLKEALRAVETETEFLSFSKSKGVF; this comes from the coding sequence ATGGTCTCACAGCCAACTTATTCCTTGGTAGATATGCGCTCAGAGCTGGATATTAGTATGCAAACCTTGCAAAAGAGTATCCAACAATTAAATGATGTTTTGGCTCCGAGTATCCAGATTATCTCACAAGATGATAAGTTAATGTTAGAGGTGTATGACTATACTGAGTTGGAAAGGATTTTATCTGGTAGTTTAAAACGGGAGAGTGACTTCAATTCTTCCAGTAAAAGAATTGCCTATTTACTAAAACGTTTAATTAAGTCAACCTCCCCTCTTCTTATTGACGACTTGGCTGAGGAAGCAGGTGTTAGTAGAAGTACCCTTAATAAGGATTTAAAACAAGTAAAATCTTTGGCAGAGAGTTACTCTATCACTATTTCAGGAAAGCCCAACCGTGGGCTGGAGGTCTTGGGGTCCGAGCTGAATTTGCGCTTGCTCTATATTCACCAAGTGGCCCCTTACTTTGAAGGAAAGACACTCACCGAGGCAACATCTTCTTTTCTGGAGACGCTAGTCCAGGAGTATAAAATCCCGAAAGAAACAAAGGAACTCCTTCGAAAGACAATTTCAATTATGGTGGAGCGTATTCATGCATCTAGGGTGTTGAGTTGCCCTATTCCTTACTATAGGAATGATTTAACAGAGACACCTTTGGTTGAAAAATTAATCTATCATATTGAGATGACTTATAAGATTTCCCTCAGTCAGTTTGAGATAGACTTTTTGTGTTTTCCGTTTAATATCCGTTTTATTGACACTTTAAGCAAGCCGTCTTATCAATCTGAACAGCTTGCAAACATTTTTCAAGGGATTGTCAAGAAAGTCAAAGAAACAATGTTGGTTAACTTTGATGATGAAGAATTATTTGAAGAAATCAAGTCTCATCTAGGCCCCTTAATCAATCGACTGATTTTCCATGTGCAAGCTAATGATATATTCCATGGCGAGGTTCAAACTCAATATCCTTTTGCTTTTGAAATGGCGAAAATTGCTGGAGAAGAACTATCTGCAATTTTTGGTTCTGAATTGGAATTATCTGAAATCGGATATCTGGCTTTGTATTTTGAAATGATTTTAAGAAAGCAAAACTCTGTTGTAAATGGTTCTCGCAAGCAGATAGCTGTAGTTTGCACAACAGGAAGAGGAACTGCTGCGATGATTATTCAGCAACTCAGACGAATACTTGGAAATGATGTAGACATTACTCAGTATTCTGAAGAGGATTTTAATCTGGATTTGAATCAGGACTATTTCGCGATTTTTACGACAGTTCCTCTAAAATATAAAGATTCTAAATCTCCAGTCATTCAAGTTAATCATCTTTTTGATGATCAATGGCTGCAGGAAGAATGGCAGAGGGCCAATGCTTTTCATCAAAAAAATCTAGAAACAGTCAGCTTACGTTTTCTTCGGTTGAGTCCCCAAAAAACCTATCAGCAATACTTGCTAAATATGGTTGCAGAGTTAGAGAAACTTCAGATGATTGATGAAGGTTTTAGAAATCGGATAATTGATAGGGATAAAAAACAATCAACCATTTTTGGTGGAGGAATTGCCTTCCCCCATACAATTAACCAGGGTTATGCAAAAACTATTTTAATGTTTGGAAAGCTAGAAGAGCCCTATCAAAAAGGAGATGATTGGATTGAATTTATCTTTCTAGTCGCCATTCCCTCAGAAATTGAAAGCAAAATGGAGAGTGAATTGCTGGAATTGTATGACGACATTTTTCGAATTGCAGGAGAGCCTTCTCTAAAAGAAGCATTGAGGGCTGTAGAAACAGAGACAGAGTTTCTATCATTTTCTAAGAGCAAAGGAGTATTTTAA
- a CDS encoding AAA family ATPase — protein sequence MKEKVAVVFGTFAPLHQGHIDLIQRAKRQCDRVCVIVSGYKGDRGEEVGLPLQKRFRYIREGFSNDELTQIYKLDETELPRYPLGWEPWLKTALETIQYDAEREELIFFVGEKAYQEELEARGFQAHLQERQFGISGTLIRENPSKYWKYIAQPFRRQFTKKVLIMGSASNGKTTLAKDLARFYDAPVSLEYAREYQIRNNVRDDELTPKDYYYLLLGQYDQTSKLIDSSANRGLVIADTNSLVTKGYYDYYMEVEGQETSMTDTFDNLFVSILAKEKWDLILFVQPIGSYVNDGFRDMTMADDEIRNSFSNHLDHLRHQYLADIPTAYLGQDYLGNYEEAKRVIDTIYQAD from the coding sequence ATGAAAGAAAAAGTGGCAGTAGTATTTGGAACGTTTGCCCCCCTTCATCAAGGTCATATTGATTTAATTCAACGGGCAAAACGCCAATGCGACCGCGTTTGTGTGATTGTCTCTGGTTACAAAGGTGACCGAGGAGAAGAAGTTGGCCTTCCTTTGCAGAAACGTTTTCGCTATATTCGAGAAGGTTTTTCAAATGATGAACTCACCCAAATTTATAAATTAGACGAGACAGAACTTCCTCGCTATCCCTTAGGATGGGAGCCTTGGTTGAAAACAGCCTTAGAAACCATTCAATATGATGCTGAGAGAGAGGAGCTTATCTTCTTCGTTGGAGAGAAAGCTTACCAAGAGGAGCTTGAAGCGAGAGGCTTTCAAGCGCACCTACAGGAGCGTCAGTTTGGGATCTCAGGGACCCTCATCCGGGAAAATCCCAGCAAGTATTGGAAATACATTGCGCAACCCTTCCGTCGTCAGTTTACGAAAAAGGTCCTCATTATGGGGAGTGCTAGTAACGGGAAGACGACCTTGGCAAAAGATTTGGCCCGCTTCTATGATGCGCCAGTGAGCTTAGAATATGCCCGGGAGTACCAGATCAGAAACAATGTACGGGATGATGAGCTGACCCCCAAGGACTATTATTATCTCCTACTTGGACAATACGATCAAACCTCAAAATTAATCGACAGTAGTGCCAATCGAGGCCTGGTCATTGCGGATACGAATTCGCTGGTGACCAAGGGCTATTACGACTACTATATGGAAGTAGAAGGCCAAGAGACCAGTATGACGGATACCTTTGATAACTTATTCGTTAGTATCCTCGCTAAGGAAAAATGGGATCTGATCTTATTTGTCCAACCCATTGGATCCTATGTCAATGATGGCTTCCGTGATATGACCATGGCAGATGACGAAATTCGCAACAGTTTTTCAAATCACCTGGATCACCTCCGCCACCAATATCTCGCAGATATTCCTACAGCCTATCTCGGGCAGGACTACTTGGGGAATTACGAAGAAGCAAAGCGTGTCATCGATACGATTTATCAAGCTGATTAA
- a CDS encoding SDR family oxidoreductase: MNDWLNIKGKTVLVTGASSGIGKAIVEELLELGVNVANFDLSDNDLRHPNLLFVKVDVTSRSEVEEGVAKIVERFGNIDAVVNNAGINIPRLLIDAENPKGPYELDDETFEKVTMINQKGLYLVSQAVGRILVKNGKGVIVNMASEAGLEGSEGQSAYAATKAAVYSYTRSWAKELGKHGVRVVGIAPGIMEATGLRTLSYEEALAYTRGKTVEDIRAGYASTSTTPLGRSGKLREVADLVAFYISDRSSYITGVTTNIAGGKTRG; the protein is encoded by the coding sequence ATGAATGATTGGTTAAACATAAAAGGCAAAACAGTTCTTGTGACTGGCGCGTCATCTGGGATCGGTAAGGCAATCGTTGAAGAATTGCTGGAATTAGGTGTCAACGTAGCGAATTTCGATCTTAGCGACAACGATTTGCGTCATCCAAATCTATTATTTGTAAAAGTTGATGTAACTTCTCGCTCTGAAGTAGAAGAGGGTGTTGCCAAAATAGTTGAAAGATTTGGCAATATTGATGCAGTGGTCAATAATGCAGGGATTAATATCCCTAGATTATTAATCGATGCAGAAAATCCTAAAGGTCCTTACGAATTGGACGATGAGACGTTCGAAAAAGTAACGATGATTAATCAAAAAGGTTTGTATCTGGTTAGTCAGGCAGTGGGACGTATTTTAGTGAAAAATGGAAAAGGTGTAATTGTGAACATGGCTTCAGAAGCAGGCTTGGAAGGTTCTGAAGGACAAAGTGCCTATGCTGCCACAAAAGCAGCAGTCTATAGTTACACTCGTTCATGGGCAAAAGAGCTGGGTAAGCATGGTGTACGTGTGGTTGGAATTGCTCCAGGAATTATGGAAGCTACGGGACTTCGAACTCTTTCTTATGAGGAAGCTCTTGCTTATACCCGTGGAAAGACGGTAGAAGATATTCGAGCTGGTTATGCTTCAACTTCAACAACTCCTTTGGGACGAAGTGGTAAACTACGGGAAGTAGCTGACCTTGTAGCATTCTATATTTCAGACCGTTCTAGCTATATAACTGGAGTCACTACAAATATTGCCGGAGGGAAAACTCGCGGTTAA
- a CDS encoding NUDIX domain-containing protein, with the protein MTATSIPEGMNEKEYYERVVSEEEFLRWYKEQDHPTYENPSVTADMVAYCFVEGRLKLLVIRRKTHPCQHRVALVGGFLQKHEDAIQACIREVQEEVGLELTPQKVEQLMTVSTPGRDPRGWVITIAHLVYLPAEAVNLVRAGDDAKEVLFLDVDFKQGECSLDGRVLTAEDFAFDHYEIVQESIKRIQGRLAWNPTFLHLLEEPFTVYEATELVNLIHPDKEILTNNFLVTYGSYVEEVGVKRVPKKKPRKTYRWKESEGQKDQ; encoded by the coding sequence ATGACAGCAACAAGCATTCCGGAAGGAATGAACGAAAAGGAATACTACGAAAGGGTCGTCAGCGAGGAAGAATTTCTCCGTTGGTATAAGGAACAGGATCACCCTACCTATGAAAATCCGAGCGTAACTGCTGATATGGTGGCCTACTGCTTTGTGGAGGGGCGCTTGAAACTCTTGGTGATTCGCCGCAAAACGCATCCTTGTCAGCATCGGGTAGCCTTGGTTGGAGGATTCTTGCAAAAGCATGAAGATGCTATTCAGGCTTGTATCCGTGAGGTCCAGGAAGAAGTTGGACTAGAGTTGACCCCTCAAAAAGTCGAGCAGTTAATGACCGTTTCGACTCCTGGACGGGATCCACGGGGCTGGGTCATCACCATTGCCCACCTGGTCTACTTGCCTGCGGAGGCCGTCAATTTGGTCCGAGCTGGGGATGATGCCAAAGAGGTTCTTTTCCTCGATGTGGACTTCAAACAAGGGGAGTGTTCCCTAGATGGCCGTGTCTTGACTGCTGAAGATTTTGCCTTTGACCACTATGAGATTGTCCAAGAATCCATCAAGCGGATCCAAGGGCGTTTGGCTTGGAATCCAACCTTCCTCCATCTCCTAGAAGAACCTTTCACCGTATACGAGGCGACGGAGTTGGTGAACCTGATCCATCCAGATAAAGAAATTTTGACCAATAATTTCCTTGTCACCTACGGTTCCTATGTGGAAGAAGTAGGAGTCAAGCGGGTACCTAAGAAAAAACCACGCAAGACCTATCGCTGGAAAGAAAGCGAAGGCCAAAAGGACCAATAA
- a CDS encoding glucose-6-phosphate isomerase — MSHIKFDYSKVLDKFVAPHELDYMQPQVTAADSALRNGTGPGAEMTGWLNLPEEYDKDEFARIQKAAAKIQSDSEVLIVIGIGGSYLGARAAIDFLNNSFVNLQSKEERKAPQILYAGNSISSSYLADLVDYVSDKDFSVNVISKSGTTTEPAIAFRVFKELLVKKYGQEEANKRIYATTDRAKGAVKVEADANGWDTFVVPDSVGGRFTVLTAVGLLPIAAAGADISKLMEGANAARKAYASDKLAENEAYQYAVVRNILYRKGYLTEVLANYEPSLQYFSEWWKQLAGESEGKDQKGIYPTSANFSTDLHSLGQFIQEGTRILFETVVRVDKPRKNVLIPELAEDLDGLGYLQGKDVDFVNKKATDGVLLAHTDGGVPNMFVTLPEQDEFTLGYTIYFFELAIALSGYLNGINPFDQPGVEAYKKNMFALLGKPGFEELGAELNARL; from the coding sequence ATGTCACATATTAAATTTGACTACTCAAAGGTGTTAGATAAATTTGTAGCACCACATGAACTAGATTATATGCAGCCTCAAGTGACTGCTGCAGATTCTGCTCTGCGAAATGGTACAGGTCCTGGGGCAGAAATGACTGGCTGGTTGAACTTGCCTGAAGAATATGACAAAGATGAATTTGCTCGTATTCAAAAGGCTGCTGCTAAAATCCAATCTGATAGTGAGGTATTGATCGTAATCGGTATTGGTGGTTCCTATTTAGGAGCTCGTGCAGCTATTGATTTCTTGAATAATTCTTTTGTAAATCTACAAAGCAAGGAAGAACGCAAGGCACCTCAAATCCTCTATGCTGGAAATTCTATTTCTTCAAGCTATTTGGCTGATTTGGTAGACTATGTATCAGACAAAGATTTCTCTGTCAACGTTATTTCTAAGTCAGGAACGACTACAGAGCCTGCTATTGCTTTCCGTGTCTTCAAAGAACTCTTGGTTAAGAAGTATGGTCAGGAAGAAGCAAATAAACGGATTTATGCAACTACAGACCGCGCTAAAGGTGCAGTTAAGGTTGAAGCAGATGCTAATGGCTGGGATACTTTTGTAGTGCCTGATAGTGTAGGTGGTCGTTTTACAGTATTGACAGCAGTGGGACTCTTGCCAATCGCAGCTGCAGGGGCTGATATCAGCAAGTTAATGGAAGGAGCAAATGCTGCTCGCAAGGCTTATGCTTCTGATAAGTTGGCTGAAAATGAAGCATATCAATATGCAGTTGTACGCAATATCTTGTACCGTAAAGGTTATCTGACAGAAGTTCTAGCTAACTATGAACCATCTCTACAATACTTCTCTGAGTGGTGGAAGCAACTGGCTGGTGAGTCAGAAGGGAAAGACCAAAAAGGGATTTACCCAACTTCAGCCAACTTCTCAACAGACTTGCACTCTCTGGGACAATTTATCCAGGAAGGTACCCGTATCCTCTTTGAAACAGTTGTACGTGTAGATAAACCTCGCAAAAATGTGCTGATTCCTGAATTGGCAGAAGACTTGGACGGTCTTGGCTACTTGCAAGGAAAAGATGTTGACTTTGTCAATAAAAAAGCTACAGATGGAGTGCTGTTAGCACACACTGATGGTGGAGTTCCAAATATGTTTGTGACACTGCCTGAGCAAGATGAGTTCACTTTGGGCTACACTATTTACTTCTTTGAGTTGGCTATTGCTCTTTCTGGCTACCTGAATGGTATCAATCCATTTGACCAGCCTGGAGTTGAGGCTTATAAGAAAAACATGTTTGCCCTTCTTGGAAAACCAGGCTTTGAAGAGCTGGGTGCTGAGTTGAATGCACGCCTTTGA
- the pnuC gene encoding nicotinamide riboside transporter PnuC, with the protein MKRLQEKIQTFGEHLKNVHREAGKRGFIGIMKLLWKDLFAGRTLTQWLYLLALSSVPFILEFTNQEASHDWLGLFASWTGIVCVILVAEGRASNYLFGAVNSAIYLILALNKNFYGEVLTTLYFFVMQPIGLYVWLSNRINDQGEAEESHFEAKKLTLVEWIKYLALTALIWIGMGYAYKSIHSARPFRDSITDATNGVGQLLMTGLYREQWIFWIATNLFSIYLWWGKSIHIQGMYWVYTLNSLVGWYQWSKAVKKEVA; encoded by the coding sequence ATGAAACGATTACAAGAAAAAATTCAAACATTTGGGGAACATTTAAAAAATGTCCATCGAGAAGCTGGTAAGCGTGGCTTTATAGGAATTATGAAACTCCTTTGGAAAGACCTGTTCGCTGGCCGCACATTGACACAATGGCTCTATTTGCTTGCTTTGTCCAGCGTGCCCTTTATCTTAGAATTTACCAATCAGGAAGCGAGTCATGATTGGTTGGGGCTCTTTGCATCCTGGACAGGAATAGTTTGTGTTATACTAGTAGCAGAGGGTAGGGCTAGTAACTATCTCTTTGGAGCAGTAAACTCAGCGATTTATCTCATCCTAGCCTTGAACAAAAACTTCTATGGAGAAGTCTTGACGACCTTGTATTTCTTCGTTATGCAGCCAATTGGTCTCTATGTCTGGTTGTCGAATCGGATCAATGATCAGGGGGAAGCGGAAGAATCTCACTTTGAGGCCAAGAAATTAACGCTAGTGGAATGGATCAAGTACTTGGCCCTAACAGCTCTGATTTGGATCGGGATGGGCTACGCCTATAAAAGCATCCACAGTGCTCGGCCTTTCCGTGATAGTATAACAGATGCGACCAATGGTGTCGGACAGCTTCTGATGACTGGTCTCTATCGCGAACAATGGATTTTCTGGATTGCGACCAACCTCTTCAGTATTTACCTCTGGTGGGGAAAGAGCATCCATATTCAAGGCATGTACTGGGTCTATACCCTTAACAGTCTTGTCGGTTGGTATCAGTGGAGTAAAGCAGTGAAAAAGGAGGTTGCTTAA
- the dusB gene encoding tRNA dihydrouridine synthase DusB: protein MTNLNTPFMIGNVEIPNRTVLAPMAGVTNSAFRTIAKELGAGLVVMEMVSDKGIQYNNEKTLHMLHIDEGENPVSIQLFGSDEDSLARAAEFIQENTKTDIVDINMGCPVNKIVKNEAGAMWLKDPDKIYSIINKVQSVLDIPLTVKMRTGWSDPSLAVENALAAEAAGVSALAMHGRTREQMYTGHADLETLHKVAQALTKIPFIANGDIRTVQDAKQRIEEVGADAVMIGRAAMGNPYLFNQINHYFETGEILPDLTFEDKMKIAYEHLKRLINLKGEHIAVREFRGLAPHYLRGTSGAAKLRGAISQASTLAEIEELLQLEKA from the coding sequence GTGACAAATCTTAATACACCTTTTATGATTGGGAACGTCGAGATCCCAAACCGGACGGTCCTAGCACCTATGGCCGGTGTGACCAACTCCGCTTTCCGGACGATTGCTAAAGAACTGGGAGCAGGGCTTGTAGTCATGGAAATGGTCTCTGATAAAGGAATCCAATACAACAACGAAAAGACACTGCATATGCTCCATATCGATGAAGGAGAAAATCCTGTATCGATCCAACTTTTCGGGAGTGACGAAGATAGCCTGGCACGCGCAGCAGAATTTATCCAAGAAAATACCAAGACCGATATCGTGGATATCAACATGGGCTGCCCAGTGAATAAAATCGTGAAAAACGAGGCGGGGGCTATGTGGCTCAAGGATCCTGATAAGATTTACTCCATTATCAACAAGGTTCAATCCGTCCTTGATATCCCTCTCACTGTCAAAATGCGGACAGGTTGGTCGGATCCTTCCCTAGCAGTGGAGAATGCCCTCGCAGCTGAAGCTGCAGGTGTCTCTGCCCTGGCTATGCACGGACGGACCCGGGAACAAATGTACACTGGTCACGCTGACCTTGAGACCCTTCACAAGGTTGCGCAAGCTCTGACCAAGATTCCATTTATTGCAAATGGAGACATCCGGACAGTTCAAGACGCCAAACAACGCATCGAAGAAGTTGGTGCTGATGCGGTCATGATTGGCCGTGCCGCTATGGGCAATCCTTACCTCTTCAACCAAATCAATCACTACTTTGAAACAGGAGAAATCCTGCCTGATTTGACCTTTGAAGACAAGATGAAGATTGCTTATGAGCACTTGAAGCGCTTGATCAATCTCAAGGGTGAGCACATTGCCGTCCGCGAATTCCGTGGCTTAGCCCCTCACTACCTCCGTGGTACCTCAGGTGCTGCCAAACTACGCGGAGCAATCTCGCAGGCTAGCACCCTAGCAGAGATTGAAGAACTTCTTCAATTAGAAAAAGCTTAA
- the tadA gene encoding tRNA adenosine(34) deaminase TadA: MRDYTLEEKEAFMREALKEAEIALAHEEIPIGCVIVKDGEIIGRGHNAREELQRAVMHAEIMAIEEANQRENSWRLLDTTLFVTIEPCVMCSGAIGLARIPQVIYGATNQKFGGAGSLYDILTDERLNHRVEVETGILEAECAAIMQTFFRQGRERKKQAKLAAKAETQE; this comes from the coding sequence GTGAGAGACTATACCCTAGAAGAGAAAGAGGCCTTTATGCGAGAGGCTTTAAAAGAGGCGGAAATCGCCTTGGCCCATGAGGAAATCCCCATCGGCTGTGTCATCGTCAAAGACGGTGAGATTATTGGGCGTGGCCACAATGCGCGGGAGGAATTGCAGCGGGCGGTCATGCATGCGGAAATCATGGCGATCGAGGAGGCCAATCAGCGTGAAAATAGCTGGCGCCTGCTGGATACGACGCTTTTTGTCACGATTGAGCCCTGTGTCATGTGTAGTGGTGCCATTGGTCTAGCTCGGATTCCCCAGGTGATTTACGGGGCGACCAATCAGAAGTTCGGTGGAGCAGGGAGTCTCTACGACATTTTGACAGATGAACGTCTCAATCACCGAGTCGAAGTAGAAACAGGAATCTTGGAAGCAGAATGTGCAGCCATCATGCAGACCTTTTTTCGCCAAGGTCGAGAACGAAAAAAACAAGCCAAACTCGCAGCCAAGGCCGAAACACAAGAATAA